In the Bradyrhizobium guangzhouense genome, one interval contains:
- a CDS encoding DNA polymerase III subunit gamma/tau → MTDAGAPPPPDSAGPAGNAPYRVLARKYRPSSFDDLIGQEAVVRTVSNAFETGRIPQAWILTGVRGVGKTTTARILARALNYEMPDGSVKGPTIHMPTLGVHCQAIMESRHMDVLEMDAASHTGVDDVRQINDSVRYAPASARYKVYIIDEVHMLSTAAFNAFLKTLEEPPEHAKFVFATTEIRKVPVTVLSRCQRFDLRRVEADVLMKHLANIAAKESVEIEPEALGIIARAAEGSVRDSLSLLDQAIAHAAGQVKADAVRQMLGLADRTRVIDLFESLARGDIAAAFKEFRDQYDVGADPIVVLSDLAEFVNFVTRVKIVPVTADNVAYGETERVRARDFASKISMRVLSRMWQMLLKGITEVQGATRPAAAAEMVLVRIAYVADLPTPDEAIRMLEQNGGGSPVVGGGAGARGNAPSAPMASAVSATSAAPVRMPTSSPTAFGGGARPQMAAPAPDPQGAAPQLRITSFMQLVALASQKRDVMTKAALEGDMRLVRFEEGRLEIALEPNASKTMITELAKKFEMWTGRRWTIIVSNEQGQATLRSMNQAAKQEHARTAEADPRVQEVLSRFPGAKVVEVRRLAPETPESNGNADYGSDDPPDGSDADDDL, encoded by the coding sequence ATGACCGACGCTGGCGCCCCTCCACCTCCTGATAGCGCCGGCCCGGCCGGCAACGCGCCTTACCGGGTGCTGGCGCGGAAATACCGCCCCTCGAGCTTCGACGATCTGATCGGCCAGGAGGCCGTGGTCCGCACGGTCTCCAACGCGTTCGAGACCGGGCGGATTCCGCAGGCCTGGATCCTCACCGGCGTCCGCGGCGTCGGCAAGACCACCACCGCGCGCATTCTTGCCCGTGCACTCAACTACGAGATGCCGGATGGCTCGGTGAAGGGCCCGACCATCCACATGCCGACCCTTGGCGTGCATTGCCAGGCGATCATGGAAAGCCGGCACATGGACGTGCTGGAGATGGACGCGGCCTCGCACACCGGCGTCGATGACGTCCGCCAGATCAACGACAGCGTGCGCTATGCGCCGGCCAGCGCCCGCTACAAGGTCTACATCATCGACGAAGTCCACATGCTGTCGACGGCGGCGTTCAACGCCTTCCTGAAGACGCTGGAGGAGCCGCCGGAGCACGCCAAATTCGTGTTCGCGACGACCGAGATCCGCAAGGTCCCGGTCACGGTGCTGTCGCGCTGCCAGCGCTTTGACCTGCGCCGCGTCGAGGCCGACGTGCTGATGAAGCACCTCGCCAACATCGCCGCGAAGGAGAGCGTCGAGATCGAGCCCGAGGCGCTCGGCATCATCGCGCGCGCGGCGGAAGGCTCGGTGCGCGATTCGCTGTCGCTGCTCGATCAGGCGATTGCGCATGCGGCGGGGCAGGTGAAGGCCGATGCCGTCAGGCAGATGCTGGGCCTCGCCGATCGCACCCGAGTCATCGATCTGTTCGAATCGCTGGCGCGCGGCGACATCGCGGCCGCGTTCAAGGAGTTCCGCGATCAGTACGATGTCGGCGCCGATCCGATCGTCGTGCTGTCTGATCTGGCCGAATTCGTCAATTTCGTCACCCGCGTGAAGATCGTGCCCGTTACGGCCGACAACGTCGCTTATGGCGAGACCGAGCGCGTGCGTGCGCGCGATTTCGCCTCGAAGATCTCGATGCGCGTGCTGTCGCGGATGTGGCAGATGCTGCTCAAGGGCATCACCGAGGTGCAGGGCGCGACGCGTCCCGCCGCGGCCGCCGAAATGGTGCTGGTGCGCATCGCCTATGTCGCCGACCTGCCGACGCCGGACGAAGCGATCCGGATGCTGGAGCAGAACGGCGGCGGCTCGCCGGTCGTGGGCGGCGGCGCTGGAGCGCGTGGGAACGCGCCGTCCGCACCGATGGCCTCTGCCGTATCCGCGACCTCCGCGGCGCCGGTTCGCATGCCGACCTCGTCGCCGACTGCATTCGGTGGCGGCGCCCGGCCGCAGATGGCGGCGCCAGCACCGGATCCGCAAGGCGCGGCGCCCCAGTTGCGCATCACGAGCTTCATGCAGCTCGTCGCGCTTGCCAGTCAGAAGCGCGACGTCATGACCAAGGCCGCGCTCGAAGGCGACATGCGCCTTGTTCGGTTCGAGGAAGGCCGGCTCGAAATCGCGCTCGAGCCGAACGCCTCCAAGACCATGATCACCGAGCTCGCGAAAAAGTTCGAGATGTGGACCGGCCGGCGCTGGACCATCATCGTTTCCAACGAGCAGGGCCAGGCGACGCTGCGCTCGATGAACCAGGCCGCCAAGCAGGAACATGCCCGCACCGCCGAGGCCGATCCGCGCGTGCAGGAGGTGCTGTCGCGCTTCCCCGGTGCGAAGGTCGTCGAGGTCCGCAGGCTTGCCCCCGAGACGCCGGAATCCAATGGTAACGCCGACTACGGCTCTGACGATCCGCCCGACGGTTCCGACGCCGACGACGATCTCTAG
- a CDS encoding YbaB/EbfC family nucleoid-associated protein, which translates to MADFLGMMKQAAQLQSKMQEMQEQLGNVEVEGISGGGLVAVRMTAKMDVKGVKIDPSLMKPEEREVLEDLLVTALGDARRKAETAMQEKMQSLTGGLGLPPGLFGQ; encoded by the coding sequence ATGGCTGATTTTCTCGGCATGATGAAGCAGGCGGCCCAGCTGCAATCCAAGATGCAGGAGATGCAGGAGCAACTCGGCAATGTGGAGGTCGAGGGCATCTCCGGTGGCGGTCTCGTCGCCGTGCGCATGACTGCGAAGATGGACGTCAAGGGCGTCAAGATCGATCCCTCGCTGATGAAGCCGGAAGAGCGCGAGGTGCTGGAAGACCTGCTCGTCACCGCGCTCGGTGATGCCCGCCGCAAGGCCGAGACCGCGATGCAGGAGAAGATGCAGTCGCTCACGGGCGGGCTCGGCCTGCCGCCGGGGCTGTTCGGCCAGTAA
- the truA gene encoding tRNA pseudouridine(38-40) synthase TruA has product MPRYKLTIEYDGAPFFGWQIQDTLPSVQGALEAAVKAMTGVDLRVHGAGRTDAGVHARGQVAHVDVEKQFPPGRFRDGLNAHLRPHPIAVLEAEIVPDTFEARFSAIKRHYRYRVINTRANLALDVGHAWRVPRRLDSDAMHAAAQRLLGKHDFTTFRDTECQAKSPEKTLDQLDVTRDGREIIIVTSARSFLHSQVRSMVGSLVWVGEGRWTADDLSAALAARNRAACGIVAPPEGLYLMKVDY; this is encoded by the coding sequence ATGCCCCGCTACAAGCTCACCATCGAATATGACGGCGCGCCGTTCTTCGGCTGGCAGATCCAGGACACGCTGCCTTCGGTGCAGGGCGCGCTGGAAGCGGCGGTGAAGGCGATGACCGGCGTCGATTTGCGCGTGCATGGGGCCGGCCGCACCGATGCCGGCGTGCACGCGCGCGGCCAGGTGGCGCATGTCGATGTCGAGAAGCAGTTTCCGCCCGGCCGTTTCCGCGACGGGTTGAACGCGCATCTGCGTCCGCATCCGATCGCGGTGCTCGAGGCCGAAATCGTCCCTGACACGTTCGAGGCACGCTTTTCGGCCATCAAGCGCCACTACCGCTACCGCGTCATCAACACCCGCGCCAATCTCGCGCTCGACGTCGGCCACGCCTGGCGCGTGCCGCGCCGGCTCGACAGCGACGCGATGCATGCGGCCGCCCAGCGCCTGCTCGGCAAGCACGATTTCACGACGTTTCGCGATACCGAGTGCCAGGCGAAATCGCCGGAGAAGACGCTCGACCAGCTCGACGTCACGCGCGACGGTCGCGAGATCATCATCGTCACCTCGGCGCGTTCGTTCCTGCACAGCCAGGTGCGTTCGATGGTGGGTTCGCTGGTCTGGGTCGGCGAAGGCCGCTGGACCGCGGACGATCTCTCCGCAGCGCTCGCCGCCCGCAACCGCGCGGCGTGCGGCATCGTCGCGCCGCCGGAGGGGCTGTATCTGATGAAGGTGGATTATTGA
- the recR gene encoding recombination mediator RecR, with amino-acid sequence MGAVAGPEIERLVQLLARLPGLGPRSARRAALHLIKKREALMMPLSSALQVALDKVQVCKTCGNIDTQNPCTVCTDPKRDPAIIVVVADVADLWALERANATQGRYHVLGATLSPLDGVGPQDLTIDALVARAHAAEVHEIILALNATVDGQTTAHYITDLLQDANVKVTRLAHGVPVGGELDYLDEGTLSAAMRQRTLF; translated from the coding sequence ATGGGCGCGGTTGCAGGTCCCGAAATCGAGCGGCTGGTCCAGCTTCTCGCGCGGCTGCCGGGTTTGGGCCCGCGCTCCGCGCGGCGCGCGGCGCTGCATCTGATCAAGAAGCGCGAAGCGCTGATGATGCCGTTGTCGTCGGCCTTGCAGGTCGCGCTGGACAAGGTCCAGGTCTGCAAGACCTGCGGCAACATCGACACGCAAAATCCCTGCACGGTCTGCACCGATCCGAAGCGCGATCCCGCCATCATCGTCGTCGTCGCGGATGTCGCCGATCTCTGGGCGCTGGAGCGGGCCAACGCGACGCAAGGCCGCTATCACGTGCTGGGCGCGACCCTGTCGCCGCTCGACGGCGTCGGCCCGCAGGACCTCACCATCGACGCGCTGGTCGCGCGCGCGCACGCGGCCGAGGTGCACGAGATCATTCTTGCGCTGAATGCGACGGTCGACGGCCAGACCACGGCGCATTACATCACCGACCTGCTTCAGGACGCCAACGTCAAGGTCACCCGGCTGGCCCATGGTGTGCCCGTCGGCGGCGAGCTTGATTATCTCGATGAGGGCACGCTATCGGCTGCCATGCGACAGCGGACCCTGTTCTAG
- a CDS encoding amino acid ABC transporter ATP-binding protein yields the protein MSETSKTVSKIEIRGLRKSFGSNEVLKNINLDVAKGGVVALIGPSGSGKSTLLRCINLLVVPDGGSVRVGDISFSFGEGTKLPDVKTLAKFRATTGMVFQHFNLFPHMTTLQNVMEGPVTVRRMAKADAEKLARAQLAKVGLAEKADQYPATLSGGQKQRVAIARALAMEPDVMLFDEATSALDPELVGEVLSVIQQLASEGMTMVIVTHEIAFAREVADRLIFMRDGIVVEEGPARQVIDNPREAATRAFLSHFHRTGALPPANATS from the coding sequence ATGAGCGAGACATCCAAGACCGTTTCGAAAATCGAGATCCGCGGCCTGCGCAAGAGCTTTGGCAGCAACGAGGTTTTGAAGAACATCAATCTCGACGTCGCCAAGGGCGGTGTCGTGGCGCTGATCGGTCCGTCCGGCTCGGGCAAATCCACGCTGCTCCGCTGCATCAACCTGCTGGTCGTGCCCGATGGCGGCAGCGTGCGCGTCGGCGATATCAGCTTTTCATTCGGTGAGGGCACGAAGCTCCCAGATGTGAAGACACTCGCAAAATTCCGCGCCACCACGGGCATGGTGTTCCAGCACTTCAACCTGTTCCCGCACATGACGACGCTGCAGAACGTGATGGAGGGACCGGTCACGGTGCGGCGCATGGCCAAAGCCGACGCCGAGAAGCTCGCGCGGGCGCAGCTTGCCAAGGTCGGTCTTGCGGAGAAGGCGGACCAATATCCGGCAACGCTCTCCGGCGGCCAGAAGCAGCGCGTCGCGATCGCACGCGCGCTGGCGATGGAGCCTGATGTGATGCTGTTCGACGAGGCGACCTCGGCGCTCGATCCGGAGCTCGTCGGCGAGGTGCTGAGCGTGATCCAGCAGCTGGCCTCCGAAGGCATGACCATGGTGATCGTGACCCACGAGATCGCGTTTGCCCGCGAGGTCGCCGACCGCCTCATCTTCATGCGCGACGGAATCGTGGTCGAGGAAGGACCCGCGCGGCAGGTGATCGACAATCCCCGGGAAGCCGCGACGCGCGCCTTCCTCAGCCATTTCCATCGCACCGGCGCGCTGCCGCCGGCGAACGCGACCTCGTGA
- a CDS encoding GIY-YIG nuclease family protein, with translation MGARSYYVYILASKIGGTLYIGVTNDLIRRVAEHKLQLVESFTKEYGVVKLVYFEQFNDPENAIKREKRLKKWKRDWKIALIEKDNPDWNDLYAEIAGPP, from the coding sequence ATGGGCGCACGCTCCTACTACGTCTACATTCTCGCCAGCAAGATCGGCGGCACGCTCTACATTGGCGTGACGAATGATCTCATCCGCCGCGTGGCTGAACACAAATTGCAGTTGGTCGAGAGCTTCACGAAAGAATATGGCGTCGTGAAGCTCGTCTATTTCGAGCAATTTAATGACCCCGAAAACGCGATCAAACGGGAGAAGCGGCTGAAGAAGTGGAAGCGCGACTGGAAGATCGCGCTGATCGAGAAAGACAATCCTGATTGGAACGATCTTTATGCTGAGATTGCAGGTCCTCCATAA
- a CDS encoding amino acid ABC transporter permease → MYQWDFGILWSYRWLFLDGLGVTVGFTVVIVLLGLAFGLLGAFGSLSRFKPVRLLALTFIEAFRCTPILVQLIWFYYALPILAGVEMTPITASALALSLYGGSFYSEIIRGGIISIDKGQSEAGAALGMTPGQSMRRIVLPQAIKRMIPALMNQSIIQFKNTSLVSVLAVPDLVYQSQVAAHDSYRPLETYTAVAVAYAAILIPLTIIVRRGEKRLAVGE, encoded by the coding sequence ATGTATCAGTGGGACTTCGGCATCCTCTGGAGCTATCGCTGGCTCTTTCTCGACGGGCTTGGCGTCACCGTCGGCTTCACCGTGGTGATCGTGTTGCTGGGCCTCGCCTTCGGCCTGCTCGGTGCGTTCGGCAGCCTGTCACGCTTCAAGCCGGTGCGGCTCCTCGCCCTGACCTTCATCGAGGCCTTCCGCTGCACGCCGATCCTGGTGCAGCTGATCTGGTTCTATTATGCGCTGCCGATCCTGGCCGGTGTCGAGATGACGCCGATCACCGCCTCGGCGCTGGCGCTGTCGCTCTATGGCGGCTCGTTCTATTCGGAAATCATCCGCGGCGGCATCATCTCGATCGACAAGGGCCAGTCGGAAGCCGGCGCGGCGCTCGGCATGACGCCCGGCCAGAGCATGCGACGCATCGTGCTGCCGCAGGCGATCAAGCGCATGATCCCGGCGCTGATGAACCAGTCCATCATCCAGTTCAAGAACACCTCGCTGGTCTCGGTGCTGGCAGTGCCCGATCTGGTCTATCAGAGCCAGGTCGCCGCTCATGACAGCTACCGGCCGCTCGAGACCTATACTGCGGTTGCGGTCGCCTATGCGGCGATCCTGATCCCGCTCACCATCATCGTCCGCCGCGGCGAGAAGCGACTGGCGGTTGGCGAATGA
- a CDS encoding AmpG family muropeptide MFS transporter, which yields MTAPDVTSPAGSDAAPTSWRDSLAVYLQPRVLIVLFLGFSSGLPLALSGSTLLVWMREAGVDLKTIGLFALVGTPYTLKFLWAPLVDALHVPLFTRAFGRRRGWLLFSQLLLIVAILLLAMTDPARSPFYVALGALLVAATSSTQDIVVDAFRVESLPESEQAAGMAAYVAAYRIGMLVSTAGALFIVSGFESTGITRTSAWMWGYVVMAAMVLIGTITALAATEPEQSERAEAATHEETAFTRVLHAAIGAFSEFLSRKDAIAALAFVVLFKFTDAFSGTMTAPFVIDLGFTRNDYAAIVKGVGLAATLIGGFAGGFVARRYSLATSLWIGGVAQALANLTFSWLAVVGTNQWALALAICAENFTSAVGTVIFVAYLSALCQNPLHTATQYALLTALAAVGRTYLSSGAGFVADSTGWALFFVICVLVAIPSLVLLTWLQKRGHFEALGPVRV from the coding sequence ATGACCGCACCCGACGTGACTTCGCCCGCCGGCTCTGATGCCGCTCCGACCTCCTGGCGCGACAGCCTCGCCGTGTACCTGCAACCGCGGGTGCTGATCGTGCTGTTCCTCGGCTTCTCCTCCGGCCTGCCGCTGGCGCTGTCGGGCTCGACGCTGCTGGTGTGGATGCGCGAAGCCGGCGTCGACCTCAAGACCATCGGGCTGTTTGCGCTGGTCGGAACGCCCTACACGCTGAAATTCCTGTGGGCGCCGCTGGTGGATGCGCTGCATGTGCCGCTGTTCACGCGCGCCTTCGGGCGACGGCGCGGCTGGCTGCTGTTTTCGCAGCTGCTGCTGATCGTCGCGATCCTGCTGCTGGCGATGACCGATCCGGCGCGCTCGCCGTTCTACGTCGCGCTCGGCGCGCTCCTGGTGGCGGCGACGTCGTCGACGCAGGACATCGTGGTCGACGCCTTCCGCGTCGAGAGCCTGCCCGAGAGCGAGCAGGCGGCCGGCATGGCGGCTTACGTCGCGGCCTACCGCATCGGCATGCTGGTCTCGACCGCGGGCGCGCTGTTCATCGTCTCCGGCTTCGAGAGCACCGGCATCACCCGCACCTCCGCCTGGATGTGGGGCTATGTGGTGATGGCGGCGATGGTGCTGATCGGAACGATCACGGCGCTCGCCGCGACCGAGCCCGAGCAATCGGAAAGGGCCGAAGCTGCAACGCACGAAGAGACCGCATTCACGCGCGTGCTGCACGCGGCGATCGGCGCCTTCTCGGAATTCCTGTCGCGCAAGGATGCGATCGCGGCGCTCGCCTTCGTGGTGCTGTTCAAGTTCACCGACGCGTTCTCCGGCACCATGACGGCGCCGTTCGTGATCGACCTCGGCTTCACCCGCAACGACTATGCTGCGATCGTGAAGGGCGTCGGCCTTGCCGCGACGCTGATCGGCGGCTTTGCCGGCGGTTTTGTTGCGCGGCGCTATTCGCTGGCGACATCGCTGTGGATCGGCGGCGTGGCGCAGGCGCTGGCCAATTTGACCTTCTCCTGGCTCGCCGTGGTCGGCACCAATCAATGGGCGCTGGCGCTCGCCATCTGCGCCGAGAATTTCACCAGCGCCGTCGGCACCGTGATCTTCGTCGCCTATCTCTCCGCGCTGTGCCAGAACCCGCTGCACACGGCGACGCAATATGCGCTGCTCACCGCGCTCGCCGCGGTGGGGCGGACCTATCTGTCGTCAGGGGCCGGCTTCGTGGCCGACAGCACCGGCTGGGCGCTGTTCTTCGTGATCTGCGTTCTGGTGGCAATTCCGAGCCTGGTGCTGCTGACCTGGTTACAGAAGCGCGGGCATTTCGAGGCGTTGGGGCCGGTGCGGGTTTAA
- a CDS encoding transporter substrate-binding domain-containing protein: MVTRRDVASIVGLGAGLGAIGAAAAGALASPAAAQAADPNESTFARIRRTKKMRIGAVGGGAPYYMKDLSSGQWKGFYIDIAKALADDMEAELEITETTWGNSVLDLQSNKIDIFFGLNPTPKRALVIDFSIPVFNNAFGILCKKDFKPKSWAELNSPDIKIAVDQGSSHDQVVSRLTPKAQISRLKTADDATAALQTGRVDAQCLITMLSLTVLKKNPSLGQFVLPTPIFATTSNAGFRRENDKTWRDYVNTWIDFNKGLGFIRNAIITNMELVGVTEADIPPGVSL, from the coding sequence ATGGTTACACGTCGTGATGTTGCATCGATTGTCGGACTTGGTGCCGGACTTGGCGCCATCGGCGCGGCAGCCGCCGGCGCGCTGGCCTCTCCGGCCGCAGCCCAGGCGGCCGATCCCAACGAATCGACCTTCGCCCGCATCCGCCGCACCAAGAAGATGCGGATCGGCGCAGTCGGCGGCGGCGCGCCCTATTACATGAAGGACCTCTCCAGCGGTCAATGGAAGGGCTTCTACATCGACATCGCCAAGGCCCTGGCCGACGACATGGAGGCCGAGCTCGAGATCACCGAGACCACCTGGGGCAATTCGGTGCTGGATCTCCAATCCAACAAGATCGACATCTTCTTCGGCCTGAACCCGACGCCGAAGCGCGCGCTGGTGATCGACTTCTCGATCCCTGTTTTCAACAACGCCTTCGGCATTCTCTGCAAGAAGGACTTCAAGCCGAAGAGCTGGGCCGAGCTGAACTCGCCCGACATCAAGATCGCGGTCGACCAGGGCTCCTCGCACGACCAGGTCGTCAGCCGCCTGACGCCGAAGGCGCAGATCTCGCGGCTGAAGACCGCCGACGATGCCACCGCCGCGCTGCAGACCGGCCGCGTCGACGCGCAGTGCCTGATCACCATGCTGTCGCTGACCGTGCTGAAGAAGAACCCTTCGCTCGGCCAGTTCGTGCTGCCGACCCCGATCTTCGCGACCACGTCGAATGCCGGCTTCCGCCGCGAGAACGACAAGACCTGGCGCGACTACGTCAACACCTGGATCGACTTCAACAAGGGCCTCGGCTTCATCCGCAACGCCATCATCACCAACATGGAACTGGTGGGCGTGACGGAGGCGGACATTCCGCCGGGCGTTTCGCTGTAA
- the fmt gene encoding methionyl-tRNA formyltransferase, which yields MPLRLIFMGTPDFSVPTLLELVAHGHEIVAVYTRAPKPGGRRGLQLQPTPVEEAARKLGVPVLTPKTLKTPEALDEFRAFDADAAVVVAYGMILPQAILDAPKLGCYNLHASLLPRWRGAAPINRAIMAGDAESGVMVMKMDVGLDTGDVAMAERLPITDNMTAVDLHDRLSRLGADLMVRAMAALDRGGLQLRKQSEDGVTYAAKIDKAEARIDWSKPAHAVLRHIHGLSPFPGAWAEFENARVKILRCELARGSGAPGAVLDEQLTIACGEGAIRILELQREGKGRMQAADFLRGVPVRAGAKFN from the coding sequence ATGCCCCTCCGCCTGATCTTCATGGGCACGCCCGATTTCTCCGTGCCGACGCTGCTCGAGCTGGTCGCGCATGGTCACGAGATCGTGGCCGTCTACACCCGCGCGCCGAAGCCGGGCGGGCGGCGTGGCCTGCAATTGCAGCCAACGCCGGTTGAAGAGGCCGCGCGAAAACTCGGCGTGCCCGTGCTGACGCCGAAGACGTTGAAAACGCCGGAAGCGCTGGATGAGTTTCGCGCATTCGATGCCGATGCCGCCGTCGTCGTCGCCTATGGCATGATCCTGCCGCAGGCGATCCTCGATGCGCCGAAGCTCGGCTGCTACAATTTGCATGCCTCCCTGCTGCCGCGCTGGCGCGGCGCGGCGCCCATCAACCGCGCGATCATGGCGGGTGATGCCGAGAGCGGCGTGATGGTGATGAAGATGGATGTCGGCCTGGACACCGGCGACGTCGCCATGGCCGAGCGGCTACCGATCACCGACAACATGACCGCGGTCGACCTGCACGATCGCCTCTCCCGCCTCGGCGCCGATTTGATGGTGCGCGCGATGGCCGCGCTCGACCGCGGCGGGCTCCAGCTCAGGAAGCAGAGCGAGGACGGCGTCACCTACGCGGCCAAGATCGACAAGGCCGAGGCGCGGATCGACTGGAGCAAGCCCGCGCATGCGGTGCTGCGCCATATCCACGGCCTGTCGCCGTTCCCCGGCGCCTGGGCCGAGTTCGAGAACGCGCGCGTGAAAATCCTGCGCTGCGAGCTTGCGAGGGGCTCGGGTGCGCCGGGCGCGGTGCTCGACGAGCAGCTCACCATCGCCTGCGGCGAGGGCGCAATTCGCATCCTCGAGCTTCAGCGCGAGGGCAAGGGCCGAATGCAGGCCGCGGACTTCCTGCGCGGCGTGCCCGTGAGGGCCGGCGCCAAATTCAACTGA
- the def gene encoding peptide deformylase, protein MALREIIILPDKQLRLVSKPIEKVTPEIRKLADDMFETMYDAPGIGLAAIQIAQPLRLITMDLAKPNQDGETKPEPRVFINPEIVASSEELSVYEEGCLSIPEYYEEVERPAKVRVRFTDLDGKVHEEDAEGLYATCIQHEIDHLNGVLFVDYLSKLKRDRVIKKFEKAAKRAE, encoded by the coding sequence ATGGCCCTCAGAGAAATCATCATCCTGCCCGACAAGCAGTTGCGTCTGGTCTCCAAGCCGATCGAGAAGGTCACGCCGGAGATCCGCAAGCTTGCCGACGACATGTTCGAAACCATGTACGACGCGCCCGGCATTGGCCTCGCAGCGATCCAGATCGCGCAGCCGCTGCGGCTGATCACCATGGACCTCGCCAAGCCCAACCAGGACGGCGAGACCAAGCCGGAGCCGCGCGTCTTCATCAATCCGGAGATCGTCGCCTCGTCCGAGGAGCTGTCCGTCTACGAGGAAGGCTGCCTTTCGATCCCCGAATATTACGAGGAGGTCGAACGCCCGGCGAAGGTGCGCGTGCGCTTCACCGATCTCGACGGCAAGGTGCACGAGGAGGATGCCGAAGGCCTCTACGCCACCTGCATCCAGCACGAGATCGACCATCTCAACGGCGTGTTGTTCGTCGACTATCTGTCGAAGCTCAAGCGCGACCGCGTCATCAAGAAGTTCGAGAAAGCCGCCAAGCGCGCGGAGTAA
- a CDS encoding DNA recombination protein RmuC gives MNEIIIMLGDWPVRGIDALIGFGALVLILLVVIAVVIARSGRRGAELAMASAIRADELEERLAQVLHAQSEASGRVDAMTQTLAGRQAEMARAVNERLDSVTHRVGQSMEHSTRNTMESLRALHERLGIIDSAHKNLTDLTTQVTTLRDVLANKQSRGAFGQARMEAIVQDGLPKGSYEFQFTLSTGKRPDCVVFLPDQRPLCIDAKFPLEAMTALHDARTDEEKRLATQRLRGDVMKHVSDIAEKYLVTGETQEMALMFVPSESVYAEIHDGFDDVIQKAYRARVVLVSPSLLMLAIQVMQQIMKDARMRDAADQIQTEVIKLGDDLGRLRDRVLKLQKHFADANEDVRQILISADKIEKRAGRIEELDFSKTDAPEGPRLVATGAGELFPRKLQAGE, from the coding sequence ATGAACGAGATCATTATCATGCTGGGCGACTGGCCGGTGCGCGGAATCGATGCGCTGATCGGCTTCGGCGCCCTCGTCCTTATCCTGCTCGTCGTGATTGCCGTCGTGATCGCGCGCTCGGGGCGGCGCGGCGCGGAACTCGCGATGGCGAGTGCGATCCGGGCCGACGAGCTGGAAGAGCGCCTCGCCCAGGTGCTGCATGCGCAGAGCGAAGCTTCCGGCCGGGTCGATGCCATGACCCAGACGCTGGCCGGCCGCCAGGCCGAGATGGCGCGGGCGGTCAACGAGCGGCTGGATTCGGTGACCCACCGGGTCGGCCAGTCCATGGAACATTCGACCCGCAACACCATGGAGAGCCTGCGCGCGCTGCACGAGCGCCTCGGCATCATCGACAGCGCGCACAAGAACCTCACCGACCTCACCACCCAGGTCACGACCTTGCGCGACGTGCTCGCCAACAAGCAGTCGCGCGGGGCCTTCGGCCAGGCGCGGATGGAGGCGATCGTCCAGGACGGCCTGCCGAAGGGTTCCTACGAATTCCAGTTCACGCTCTCGACCGGAAAACGGCCCGACTGCGTGGTCTTCCTGCCCGACCAGCGCCCGCTCTGCATCGACGCGAAATTCCCGCTGGAGGCGATGACCGCGCTGCACGATGCCCGCACCGACGAGGAGAAGCGCCTCGCCACGCAACGGCTGCGCGGCGACGTGATGAAGCATGTCAGCGACATCGCGGAAAAATATCTCGTCACCGGCGAGACCCAGGAGATGGCGCTGATGTTCGTGCCGTCGGAATCGGTCTACGCCGAGATCCATGACGGCTTCGACGACGTGATCCAGAAGGCCTATCGCGCCCGCGTCGTGCTGGTGTCGCCCTCGCTCCTGATGCTCGCCATCCAGGTGATGCAGCAGATCATGAAGGACGCGCGCATGCGCGATGCCGCCGACCAGATCCAGACCGAAGTGATCAAGCTCGGTGACGATCTGGGCCGTCTGCGCGACCGCGTGCTGAAATTGCAGAAGCACTTTGCCGACGCCAACGAGGACGTCCGCCAGATCCTGATCTCCGCCGACAAGATCGAGAAGCGCGCCGGCAGGATCGAGGAGCTGGATTTCAGCAAGACGGACGCGCCCGAGGGCCCAAGGCTGGTAGCGACCGGTGCGGGCGAGCTGTTTCCGAGGAAGCTCCAGGCGGGGGAGTAG